In one Brevibacillus choshinensis genomic region, the following are encoded:
- a CDS encoding peptide ABC transporter substrate-binding protein produces the protein MKKISTLLLSASLAASMLIAGCSSGQPANNNAAPPATNNQPAPTPQDQAAKLLLLNNIKEPTSLDPPIGFDEPSYNILNNLMEGLTRLDADQKPQPAAATEWKISPDGKVYTFTLRENKWTNGDPVTAQDFEYAWKRMLDPKLASSAAPLAYIIEGAEAYNSGKGTADGVKVKAVDDKTLEVTLAQPASWTLLLASNPAFFPVHKATDQKDPKWAAEAATFVGNGPFKLTEWAHDSELKMMKNENYWDAANVTLAGAVWKMIDDENTEYQMFTNEELHRTTTVPADMADQLFKEGKVLVKDGAGTELYRFNVTKEPFDNKNIRKAFSMAIDRQTLVDLVLMRQQKPATGFVSYGLPDANGAGQFRDVGGELIKYDPAEAKKLLEQGMKEKGYSKLPEVTLTYRSGTNYEKTAQALQEMFKQNLGVDVKLQKVEGKVLTDMQKQLQFQIARSSWLPDFGDAINFLDIFVTKSPSNRTGWSNAEYDKLIKDAYKEADDAKRIQMLHDAEKVLMDEAPIAPLYYYNTSLLQSDKVSGIESTSLSYTDLRKAVVK, from the coding sequence GTGAAAAAAATATCTACACTCCTGTTGTCCGCTTCACTTGCTGCTTCCATGCTGATCGCTGGATGTTCATCCGGCCAGCCTGCGAACAACAACGCAGCACCACCAGCAACCAACAATCAGCCAGCTCCAACGCCACAAGATCAAGCAGCCAAGCTCTTGCTCTTGAACAACATCAAGGAACCGACTTCCTTGGATCCGCCGATTGGTTTTGACGAGCCATCCTACAACATCTTGAACAACCTGATGGAAGGCTTGACCCGTCTGGATGCTGACCAAAAACCACAGCCTGCTGCAGCGACAGAATGGAAAATCTCTCCGGATGGAAAGGTCTACACCTTTACGCTCCGTGAAAACAAATGGACCAACGGTGATCCGGTAACCGCACAAGATTTCGAATACGCATGGAAACGCATGCTCGATCCCAAATTGGCATCATCGGCAGCACCTCTCGCTTACATTATTGAAGGCGCAGAAGCGTACAACAGCGGTAAAGGTACAGCTGATGGCGTAAAAGTAAAAGCAGTGGATGACAAGACACTGGAAGTTACCTTGGCACAGCCTGCTTCCTGGACACTCTTACTCGCTTCCAATCCAGCTTTCTTCCCTGTACACAAAGCAACTGATCAAAAAGATCCCAAATGGGCGGCAGAAGCGGCTACTTTCGTAGGAAATGGACCATTCAAGCTGACCGAATGGGCTCATGACAGCGAATTGAAAATGATGAAAAACGAGAACTACTGGGATGCGGCAAACGTAACCCTGGCTGGTGCCGTTTGGAAAATGATTGACGATGAAAATACGGAGTACCAAATGTTCACGAATGAAGAGCTGCACAGAACGACTACCGTTCCTGCTGATATGGCAGACCAGCTGTTCAAAGAAGGAAAAGTATTGGTTAAGGATGGAGCGGGTACTGAACTCTACCGTTTCAACGTAACCAAAGAACCTTTCGACAACAAAAACATCCGCAAAGCGTTTAGCATGGCGATTGACCGTCAAACCCTCGTTGACCTAGTACTGATGCGTCAGCAAAAACCAGCTACCGGCTTCGTTTCCTACGGTCTGCCTGATGCAAATGGTGCTGGACAGTTCCGTGATGTAGGCGGAGAGCTAATCAAATACGATCCAGCTGAAGCGAAAAAATTGTTGGAACAAGGCATGAAAGAAAAAGGGTATTCCAAATTGCCAGAAGTGACGCTGACCTACCGTAGTGGAACCAACTACGAAAAAACAGCACAAGCTCTGCAAGAAATGTTCAAGCAAAACCTGGGTGTAGATGTGAAGCTTCAAAAGGTCGAAGGAAAAGTACTGACCGATATGCAAAAACAACTGCAATTCCAAATCGCACGTTCTTCCTGGTTGCCTGACTTTGGTGATGCTATCAACTTCCTGGACATTTTCGTGACCAAGAGCCCAAGCAACCGTACGGGCTGGAGCAATGCAGAATATGACAAGTTGATCAAAGACGCATACAAAGAAGCAGATGATGCGAAGCGTATTCAAATGCTCCATGATGCAGAGAAAGTCTTGATGGATGAAGCACCGATCGCACCATTGTACTACTACAACACGTCTCTCCTCCAAAGCGACAAAGTGAGCGGAATCGAGAGCACATCCCTCAGCTACACGGACTTGAGAAAGGCTGTTGTGAAGTAA
- a CDS encoding P-loop NTPase family protein — MFHQMNRFVSRFRDLEQQEFSHTREEEQRWKMLKDKLSASPAAEEQPLSFSRSCIAVTSLYSQGGASFIAANVAYAWAGKGIPVTLTEMPNAISYLYFALDYERRIHRQANPYTSAPLLLMQNNHLRIQIDPPLEHNKSSHIDPAHWLLRTCKDSPVVVIDVSSRWKENEAKQIFELADEIWVVFDTDLARLTRLFLVESAPSWWTTERSKIKLIANKWTQHLSRSSVMKKIEGTLSLWNLEHGPVEVECTLPLMNSEKIGDAQAKGSLLLEHFSEEEREFLPLIHT; from the coding sequence ATGTTTCATCAGATGAATCGCTTTGTTTCCCGGTTTCGCGACCTGGAACAACAAGAGTTTTCTCATACTCGCGAAGAAGAACAGCGATGGAAGATGCTCAAGGACAAGCTTTCAGCATCTCCTGCAGCAGAAGAACAACCACTCTCATTCAGTCGCAGCTGCATAGCCGTCACCAGTTTGTACTCTCAGGGAGGAGCAAGTTTCATAGCAGCCAACGTCGCTTATGCATGGGCAGGAAAAGGAATTCCTGTCACGCTAACAGAGATGCCTAATGCCATTTCATACTTGTACTTTGCACTAGATTACGAGCGCAGAATACATCGACAAGCAAATCCATATACATCCGCACCATTGCTCCTCATGCAAAATAACCATCTACGCATCCAGATTGACCCCCCGTTGGAACACAATAAATCATCCCACATTGACCCTGCCCATTGGTTACTACGTACATGCAAAGACAGTCCTGTAGTCGTTATTGATGTTTCTTCCCGGTGGAAAGAAAACGAAGCGAAACAAATATTTGAGTTAGCAGATGAAATCTGGGTTGTATTTGATACCGATCTCGCTCGTCTAACTCGATTGTTTTTAGTAGAGTCTGCACCTTCGTGGTGGACAACTGAACGAAGCAAAATCAAATTGATTGCAAACAAATGGACCCAGCATTTGTCGCGTTCCAGTGTGATGAAAAAGATCGAAGGAACGTTATCTCTTTGGAATCTGGAGCATGGTCCGGTTGAGGTAGAGTGTACTCTCCCACTGATGAATAGTGAAAAGATAGGAGATGCCCAGGCAAAGGGGAGCCTGCTACTGGAGCATTTTTCAGAAGAAGAGCGCGAGTTTTTGCCGTTGATTCACACCTAA
- a CDS encoding SAF domain-containing protein codes for MKKQTLFMICLISFLLAGSSFYAATQYIDAMAAERLFAPVVKVAQGKEIAPFEPITREDVVLISEEVDEILPGSARDVESVIGRRSVQTIYEGEQLLTNKLTDTQLLPEKGQARYEFPLMYIQPLTELRKGDHVKIWVKYKPITELQGLPNPVQFTKTNDTAEFLFESQLASVRDSNGIEIYTLKPSLLPSPDHMDAVFNGSREKPTQNGEKRYRDYRVQPTALPAFVGFNLTDQQYVILSEAMSYGMLQVGHIMVTKEQAS; via the coding sequence ATGAAAAAGCAAACCTTGTTTATGATTTGCCTAATTTCCTTTCTATTGGCAGGTTCGTCTTTTTACGCTGCGACTCAATATATCGACGCGATGGCAGCCGAACGCTTATTTGCACCGGTCGTTAAAGTAGCCCAGGGCAAAGAAATAGCCCCTTTCGAACCGATTACTCGGGAAGATGTGGTGCTCATTTCAGAGGAAGTTGATGAAATCCTTCCCGGCTCCGCGCGTGATGTGGAGAGCGTAATTGGTAGAAGAAGTGTTCAGACCATCTATGAAGGAGAGCAACTGCTTACGAACAAACTGACGGATACACAACTGCTACCTGAGAAAGGACAAGCCAGATATGAGTTTCCCTTGATGTATATTCAGCCACTGACTGAATTACGGAAGGGAGATCATGTGAAGATCTGGGTAAAGTATAAGCCCATTACGGAATTGCAGGGTCTTCCGAATCCCGTTCAATTTACCAAAACAAATGACACAGCAGAATTTCTGTTTGAAAGTCAGCTGGCCAGTGTGAGAGACAGCAACGGGATAGAAATTTATACGTTAAAGCCCAGCCTGCTTCCGTCACCTGATCATATGGATGCGGTGTTTAACGGTTCTCGTGAAAAACCTACGCAAAATGGAGAAAAACGATATCGTGACTATCGAGTGCAGCCTACTGCCTTGCCTGCATTTGTGGGATTCAATCTGACTGATCAACAGTACGTTATTCTCTCAGAGGCGATGTCCTATGGAATGCTGCAGGTTGGCCATATCATGGTTACAAAGGAGCAAGCTTCATGA
- a CDS encoding type II secretion system F family protein, giving the protein MKHATRRKLYNRYDRWCQIGGGTPEAHLLVSLIGGVAGFVSGILIGNLIVSLSLFLLFLILPTLLLYARFTVRINKKISSFCRFVELFARYYNSRKNIILTFRDMIGECPKELLPDLLLVNNSLADGGNPVLAVEQFAERLDHPWAFDFATYIASGLEGETEDIQAPLNRLTNEMFVQQDEKEERDSEIYSIWISLLVVIAICICLIPYNQGLLKDSYRLYFFTPDGQAILALAITVWSFSIVLAFIWGRRYR; this is encoded by the coding sequence TTGAAGCATGCGACACGCCGAAAGCTGTACAACCGATACGACAGATGGTGCCAGATTGGGGGAGGGACTCCAGAAGCACACTTGCTGGTCTCGCTGATCGGGGGTGTCGCAGGATTTGTATCTGGCATTCTAATAGGCAATCTCATCGTCTCTCTCTCCTTATTTCTGCTATTCCTCATACTTCCGACTTTGTTGCTATATGCCCGTTTTACGGTGCGCATCAACAAGAAGATCAGTTCATTTTGCCGTTTCGTTGAGTTGTTTGCTCGCTACTACAATAGCCGTAAAAATATCATTCTGACCTTTCGAGACATGATTGGCGAGTGTCCAAAGGAGTTACTACCTGATCTATTGCTTGTTAATAACAGTTTGGCAGATGGCGGCAATCCAGTCTTGGCTGTTGAACAATTTGCAGAGAGGCTGGACCATCCATGGGCGTTTGATTTTGCGACGTATATCGCGAGCGGGCTAGAAGGAGAAACCGAAGACATTCAAGCTCCTCTCAATAGGCTCACGAATGAGATGTTTGTCCAGCAAGACGAGAAGGAAGAGCGCGACAGTGAAATTTACTCGATCTGGATCAGCTTGCTGGTGGTCATCGCCATCTGCATTTGTCTGATTCCATACAATCAAGGATTGCTGAAAGACTCGTATCGTCTCTATTTTTTCACTCCGGACGGGCAGGCAATTCTTGCGCTTGCGATCACGGTATGGTCGTTTTCGATAGTACTTGCTTTCATCTGGGGAAGGAGATATCGCTGA
- a CDS encoding ATPase, T2SS/T4P/T4SS family: MRTIEQPWTASRLREIEDLKQASRDYLNHFGSTREEKLEMQKILSSAEQGNRDSHNHIILRLQHYFEEIVKRPVTEEILPHVNGYEGLTFATYGWGILDAVLHLSPWVEEVRISANRKVAYIEHGVKKSLPYVPSWREVETLQQKLTNAAGLSFNEKKPRLSGYLDSLKARLTMFTFPYSRVPTILVRRFTTPAFSLDSLRKQPQPTFDERVQLLLEQQVHGRGNVLVIGPMAAGKTTLMLCMLKLKDPSTEYVTIFESEHEMRFGDVWAGEVIELQNVEEIGIELAHCFKDMYRSTANTILIGEIREPIEAYHFINAGVRGTDATIGAMHERFPHKALQDLTDLVYQYGGRSIELTQERISRAVNFVNSLTYRNNGHRFIDAIHTTEWNETFGRVESVPLVCRNMQTGSYEWTGKQIAPHLIEYMCHVGKADMDVLKELGLTDVGRQL; encoded by the coding sequence ATGCGTACGATAGAGCAGCCTTGGACAGCGTCACGTTTGCGAGAAATAGAGGACCTCAAACAGGCGTCACGGGACTACCTCAATCATTTTGGCAGTACCAGAGAAGAAAAATTAGAGATGCAAAAGATACTATCATCGGCTGAACAAGGAAACCGAGACAGCCATAATCATATTATTCTTCGCTTGCAGCACTACTTTGAAGAAATCGTGAAGCGTCCAGTCACGGAAGAAATCCTGCCCCACGTAAATGGCTACGAAGGTCTTACTTTTGCTACCTACGGGTGGGGCATTCTCGATGCCGTGCTGCACCTGTCACCGTGGGTGGAGGAAGTACGCATCTCGGCAAACAGAAAAGTAGCGTACATCGAGCATGGCGTGAAAAAGTCTCTCCCGTATGTGCCTTCATGGCGGGAAGTGGAGACCCTCCAGCAAAAGCTGACGAATGCCGCGGGTCTTTCCTTTAATGAGAAAAAGCCTCGTTTGAGTGGATATCTCGATTCGTTAAAAGCCAGGCTGACCATGTTCACTTTTCCCTATTCACGTGTTCCCACGATTTTGGTCAGGAGATTTACGACTCCGGCATTTTCACTGGATAGTCTACGTAAGCAGCCTCAGCCGACCTTTGATGAAAGAGTGCAGTTATTGTTGGAGCAACAAGTGCACGGACGAGGCAATGTACTTGTTATCGGTCCGATGGCAGCGGGCAAAACGACGTTGATGCTGTGCATGCTGAAGCTAAAAGATCCGAGCACGGAATACGTAACCATTTTTGAAAGTGAGCACGAGATGCGGTTTGGTGACGTATGGGCGGGAGAAGTGATCGAGCTGCAAAATGTAGAGGAAATTGGAATAGAGCTGGCACACTGCTTTAAAGACATGTATCGATCTACGGCCAATACGATCCTCATTGGAGAAATTCGCGAGCCCATAGAAGCCTATCACTTTATTAACGCTGGCGTCAGAGGGACCGATGCTACGATCGGTGCTATGCATGAACGGTTTCCACACAAGGCTTTGCAAGACTTGACCGACCTTGTCTACCAATACGGTGGACGGAGTATCGAGTTGACGCAGGAAAGGATCAGCAGAGCGGTCAACTTTGTGAATTCCCTTACCTATCGCAATAATGGACATCGCTTCATTGACGCGATCCATACTACGGAATGGAACGAAACCTTTGGCAGAGTGGAGTCGGTGCCACTTGTCTGTCGAAATATGCAGACAGGGTCATACGAATGGACGGGAAAACAGATCGCCCCTCATTTGATTGAATACATGTGTCACGTAGGGAAGGCGGATATGGACGTGTTAAAAGAGCTGGGCTTGACGGATGTAGGCAGACAGCTATGA
- a CDS encoding DUF3870 domain-containing protein, whose protein sequence is MFDKDTIYIVGDAQSSSNNPITQQFSSFFIGLVVDTSNDKIVEAACSSTVQLTSDFARSIFIGHSILASDEIGEEIRYRYFGSSQKTLIAAFKDAQKKYKQAISVRTKTEVR, encoded by the coding sequence TTGTTTGACAAAGATACCATTTATATCGTAGGCGATGCTCAGTCTTCTTCCAACAATCCGATCACACAGCAATTCAGTTCCTTTTTTATAGGATTGGTCGTCGATACGTCAAACGACAAGATTGTTGAGGCAGCTTGTTCCTCTACGGTTCAGCTGACGTCTGATTTTGCAAGGTCTATCTTTATTGGCCACTCGATTTTGGCATCAGATGAGATTGGAGAAGAAATTCGTTATCGGTATTTTGGATCTTCCCAAAAGACATTGATTGCAGCGTTTAAAGACGCACAAAAGAAGTACAAACAGGCTATTTCCGTAAGAACCAAGACAGAGGTACGGTAA
- a CDS encoding TadE/TadG family type IV pilus assembly protein has protein sequence MKQRWRHIITAFIRDEKGSQMLEFILVFPLVWLLIVFSFDQFSILYNKQKALAAAYEAGRIAAVQPNYGLAVYHARERGEAELRDGVGVAAQAIQIQIKGGGWKKGNHILSEATISFYLLASGKKVELTESYYMMIENAEDKK, from the coding sequence ATGAAGCAGAGGTGGCGTCATATCATTACCGCATTTATCCGGGATGAAAAAGGCAGCCAAATGCTCGAGTTTATTTTGGTATTTCCGCTGGTGTGGCTATTGATCGTATTTTCCTTTGATCAATTCAGCATTTTATATAACAAGCAAAAGGCGTTGGCGGCTGCCTATGAGGCAGGGCGGATTGCAGCTGTGCAGCCAAACTACGGACTGGCTGTGTACCATGCAAGAGAGCGAGGCGAGGCAGAACTGCGTGATGGAGTGGGCGTTGCCGCTCAAGCAATTCAGATTCAGATCAAAGGAGGAGGTTGGAAAAAGGGAAATCATATTCTTTCGGAGGCTACCATTTCTTTTTATTTGCTGGCGTCCGGGAAGAAGGTCGAGCTCACAGAAAGCTACTATATGATGATCGAAAACGCGGAGGATAAAAAGTAA
- a CDS encoding type II secretion system F family protein yields the protein MGIICVLIGLAFFLYGLPACLGREGGLILTLFGRIDQEQQAQLNHSFQQTQTRWTIVRYLEKHDEALERLCVWMGIERKKTEETLRRLHSKVCLPEVVVVRAVCMVLIAAALLYLIASIYMGQSLGMVNSLPLVAALILYMLPTWLLEWADQRIKGEIREQVPIFFSIVQALVEAGMPIQSAVKETARRFDTRLGRELARLEIEEKRLGTWRHALKELAFRWEVDALTTIALEMNEAISKGVSISSMLAVQVEEQVRQMEDEASTRMNRLNIRLLPFVIILMGVPLLFLVMGPALIGIGDRL from the coding sequence ATGGGAATCATTTGTGTGCTGATCGGTTTGGCGTTTTTCTTGTACGGTCTACCAGCATGTCTGGGCCGTGAAGGTGGGCTGATTCTGACCCTCTTTGGCAGGATTGATCAAGAGCAGCAAGCTCAACTGAACCACTCCTTTCAGCAAACGCAAACCAGGTGGACGATTGTGAGGTATTTGGAAAAACATGATGAAGCTTTGGAGCGGTTGTGTGTTTGGATGGGAATCGAACGGAAGAAGACGGAAGAGACACTCAGGAGACTTCATTCCAAAGTATGTTTGCCAGAAGTGGTGGTTGTACGTGCGGTTTGCATGGTGCTAATCGCTGCTGCTCTTTTGTACCTCATTGCGAGTATCTATATGGGGCAGTCTCTTGGTATGGTAAACAGTCTACCTCTGGTGGCCGCTCTCATCCTGTACATGCTTCCGACTTGGTTGCTGGAGTGGGCGGATCAACGAATCAAAGGGGAGATTCGAGAGCAGGTTCCGATTTTTTTCAGTATTGTACAAGCCCTTGTTGAAGCAGGAATGCCCATACAGTCTGCTGTGAAAGAAACGGCCCGACGCTTTGACACGAGACTGGGTCGAGAGCTGGCACGTTTGGAGATCGAAGAAAAGCGTTTAGGGACTTGGAGACATGCTCTGAAGGAGCTGGCTTTTCGCTGGGAAGTAGATGCGTTGACCACGATCGCTTTGGAAATGAACGAAGCGATTAGTAAAGGAGTGAGTATTTCCAGCATGCTGGCTGTACAGGTGGAAGAGCAAGTCAGACAGATGGAAGATGAGGCATCTACTCGAATGAATCGTCTCAATATCAGGTTATTGCCATTTGTGATTATTCTGATGGGTGTACCTTTGTTGTTTCTAGTTATGGGGCCGGCGTTGATTGGGATCGGGGATCGCCTGTAA
- a CDS encoding A24 family peptidase yields the protein MNDVALLGLLTVAAYFDWRRRKVPNALTLPVMAVGLWYQWQVGTGWIAWGGLAGAFILTLGPVACKGMGMGDQKLLMAVGAWSSWAEVYSLFLYAILLCLLMIIIFPRTWSRLRENLQKIVVGWSAHRQLWLPGPNQTAFSLPFAFFLLGAFCIQQFPSVIGLHV from the coding sequence ATGAACGACGTTGCCTTGTTAGGGCTGCTGACGGTTGCCGCTTACTTTGATTGGCGTCGCCGCAAAGTTCCAAATGCGTTGACTTTGCCAGTAATGGCTGTTGGGCTGTGGTATCAATGGCAAGTAGGAACAGGATGGATTGCTTGGGGAGGATTAGCTGGGGCGTTTATCCTCACGCTTGGGCCAGTGGCTTGTAAAGGGATGGGTATGGGTGATCAAAAGCTGCTGATGGCGGTTGGAGCATGGAGCAGCTGGGCAGAGGTATACTCCTTGTTTCTGTACGCTATTTTGTTGTGTCTGCTGATGATTATTATATTTCCACGTACATGGTCGCGATTACGAGAGAATCTACAAAAAATAGTTGTTGGCTGGAGTGCACATCGACAATTGTGGCTGCCCGGCCCTAATCAAACTGCCTTTTCCCTGCCATTTGCTTTTTTTCTGTTGGGTGCATTTTGTATTCAGCAATTCCCTTCTGTTATAGGGCTTCACGTATGA
- a CDS encoding ABC transporter permease encodes MLSFVFRRFISMLVTLWLIITLTFFLMHAVPGSPFEKDGKGLNEAVAANLNAYYNLDKPLLVQYGLYLKQLVQFDLGPSIANSSDTVNKMIARGFPVSFQLGVVAVLFAIVTGIALGVVAALRHNRLIDYIAMIIAVIGISIPSFVVASLLIKYLAVEWKLLPTATWGTWQHVIMPALALAFGPIAIIARLTRTNMLEVLTQEYIETARAKGLSPATIVFKHALRNAILPVVTLLGALIANVLTGSFVIEKIFAIPGMGKYFVAGINNRDYSVIMGTTVFYSALLIFMMFVVDVLYGIIDPRIKFHGKESEG; translated from the coding sequence TTGCTATCATTTGTCTTTCGCAGATTTATCTCCATGCTCGTTACTCTTTGGCTCATTATTACGTTGACCTTTTTCCTCATGCACGCCGTACCAGGATCACCTTTTGAAAAGGACGGCAAAGGACTTAATGAGGCGGTGGCAGCCAACCTGAATGCCTATTACAACCTGGATAAGCCTCTGTTAGTCCAGTATGGGTTGTATTTAAAACAGCTCGTTCAATTTGATCTGGGGCCGTCGATCGCAAACAGCTCCGATACCGTAAACAAAATGATTGCCCGTGGATTTCCTGTATCGTTTCAGCTTGGTGTTGTGGCGGTCCTCTTTGCAATCGTAACGGGTATCGCATTGGGGGTGGTCGCTGCATTGCGGCATAACCGGCTCATTGATTACATCGCGATGATTATCGCGGTTATCGGAATATCAATTCCCAGCTTCGTCGTTGCCTCTCTCTTGATTAAATATTTGGCGGTCGAATGGAAGCTGTTGCCGACAGCGACTTGGGGTACCTGGCAGCATGTCATCATGCCAGCGCTGGCCTTGGCATTCGGACCGATTGCGATCATCGCTCGACTCACTCGTACGAACATGTTGGAGGTACTGACGCAGGAGTACATCGAGACGGCACGTGCAAAAGGCTTGTCACCTGCTACGATCGTATTCAAACACGCGCTGCGCAATGCGATTTTGCCAGTTGTTACGCTGCTCGGTGCGCTCATCGCGAACGTGCTGACGGGTAGCTTTGTTATCGAAAAGATTTTTGCGATTCCCGGTATGGGCAAGTACTTTGTGGCAGGCATCAACAACCGCGATTATTCGGTCATCATGGGAACGACCGTTTTCTATAGCGCCCTGCTCATTTTTATGATGTTCGTCGTGGATGTTCTGTACGGCATCATTGATCCGCGTATCAAGTTCCACGGAAAGGAGAGCGAAGGATGA
- a CDS encoding ABC transporter ATP-binding protein: MEKRETLLEVNGLRVTFKTHGGEINAVRDVTFSLKKGETLAIVGESGCGKSVTAKSVMRLVPEHIGKIAGGSILFKGKDLAKLPEKEMREMRGREISMIFQDAMTSLNPTISIGEQIMEGIIRHQKVNKAEAKRQAIEILHLVGIANPESRLKQYLHQFSGGMRQRIMIAIALVCKPSILIADEPTTALDVTIQAQIIDLFKSIQEKTGVSIIIITHDLGVVAKIADRVNVMYAGKVVESGPVSDIFYNPQHPYTKGLLASMPRLDADRDIPLSPIPGTPPDLFAPPPGCAFAARCDYALEVCRNYQPAETNVHGNHAVSCWLQDPRAKKMLASMQAPTGT, encoded by the coding sequence ATGGAAAAGCGCGAAACATTGCTCGAAGTAAACGGATTGCGTGTCACGTTTAAAACACATGGCGGAGAAATCAATGCGGTCAGGGATGTCACCTTTTCGTTGAAAAAGGGTGAGACGCTCGCAATCGTAGGTGAGTCTGGCTGTGGGAAGAGCGTAACAGCCAAAAGCGTTATGAGACTGGTACCCGAGCACATCGGGAAGATCGCAGGAGGAAGCATCCTATTTAAAGGCAAAGATTTGGCGAAGCTGCCTGAAAAAGAGATGCGAGAGATGCGTGGCAGAGAGATTTCGATGATTTTCCAGGATGCTATGACATCTTTGAACCCGACGATTTCCATCGGGGAACAGATCATGGAAGGGATCATCCGGCATCAGAAGGTCAACAAGGCAGAAGCCAAACGACAGGCAATCGAAATCTTGCATCTCGTGGGAATCGCCAATCCTGAGAGCCGGCTGAAACAATATTTGCATCAATTCAGTGGCGGGATGCGGCAACGGATCATGATCGCAATCGCATTGGTGTGTAAGCCATCTATTCTGATCGCCGATGAGCCGACTACTGCGCTGGACGTGACGATACAGGCGCAAATCATCGACTTGTTCAAAAGCATTCAGGAAAAGACAGGTGTCTCTATCATTATCATCACGCATGACTTGGGAGTAGTGGCCAAGATTGCGGATCGGGTCAACGTCATGTATGCGGGAAAAGTGGTTGAGTCAGGTCCGGTGAGCGACATTTTCTACAATCCGCAGCATCCTTACACAAAAGGCCTGCTAGCTTCCATGCCGCGATTGGATGCGGATCGCGATATTCCGCTCAGCCCAATCCCGGGGACACCACCCGATTTGTTTGCACCTCCACCCGGCTGTGCATTTGCTGCACGCTGTGATTACGCGCTGGAGGTATGCCGCAATTACCAGCCTGCAGAAACGAATGTCCATGGTAATCATGCCGTCTCGTGTTGGTTGCAGGATCCGCGGGCGAAAAAAATGCTGGCTTCCATGCAGGCACCCACAGGAACCTAA
- a CDS encoding ABC transporter permease — translation MIVSDELFVPMRKDSSNTEAIVRPQLTYWQGAWLRLRGNKLALAGLVIIILLGTMAIVGPMVSGHDYAKQSIITKNKGPSDMYWFGTDEFGRDVFTRVWYGARISLFVGLMAALIDFFIGVLYGGISGYMGGRVDNIMMRFIDILYGLPYLLVVILLMVVMGPGLLTIIVALSATGWIGMARTIRGQVLQMKNSEYVLAAKTMGAKPFYIIRKHLLPNTIGIIIVYVTLSVPTAIFSEAFLSFLGLGVQAPRASWGVMANDGLSTILSGHWWRLFFPAFFISLTMLAFNVLGDGLRDAFDPKSGR, via the coding sequence ATGATTGTTTCTGATGAATTGTTTGTCCCGATGCGAAAAGACAGCTCCAATACGGAAGCGATTGTACGACCTCAACTTACCTATTGGCAGGGAGCGTGGCTCCGGCTCCGCGGCAACAAATTGGCGCTGGCAGGACTCGTGATCATTATCTTGTTAGGTACGATGGCAATTGTCGGCCCGATGGTTTCTGGTCATGACTACGCCAAGCAGTCGATTATCACTAAAAACAAAGGGCCGTCCGATATGTACTGGTTTGGGACGGATGAATTTGGCCGCGATGTTTTCACACGGGTATGGTACGGTGCTCGCATTTCTTTATTCGTTGGTCTGATGGCCGCTCTTATTGATTTCTTCATCGGTGTCTTGTACGGAGGGATTTCCGGTTACATGGGTGGCCGGGTCGACAACATCATGATGCGATTCATTGATATTTTGTACGGTCTTCCTTACCTGCTTGTCGTCATTTTGCTCATGGTCGTCATGGGACCAGGCTTACTGACGATTATCGTAGCTCTCAGCGCGACGGGATGGATCGGGATGGCGAGAACCATCCGCGGCCAGGTTCTGCAAATGAAAAACTCGGAGTACGTGCTGGCTGCAAAGACCATGGGTGCCAAGCCTTTCTACATCATTCGCAAGCATCTGCTGCCAAACACGATCGGGATCATCATCGTGTACGTGACGCTGTCCGTTCCTACTGCGATTTTCTCGGAAGCGTTTCTCAGCTTCCTTGGCCTCGGTGTTCAGGCTCCACGAGCAAGCTGGGGTGTAATGGCCAACGATGGACTGTCGACGATTTTATCCGGACATTGGTGGAGACTCTTCTTCCCAGCTTTCTTCATATCCTTGACGATGCTTGCGTTCAACGTGCTCGGTGACGGTTTACGGGATGCGTTCGATCCGAAGTCAGGGAGGTAG